GCGCCACAGGGAGAGACATGGGACGCGCGCCCAGCGGAATTGGCAACTGGCGGATTGTTCTGTCCGTCGCAGGCGGGGCTGCCGTGCTCGGGCTGGGCGGCCTCTACGCCACCGGGCTGGCGGCCGGCGACGACATCGCCGAGGGCACACGCGTGCGCGGGGTCGACATCGGCGGGATGAGCCGAGCACAGGCCCAGCGGGTCCTGGACCAAAAGCTCGGGCCGGCCTTCGCGGCGCCGGTCGCTTTGAAGATCGGTGACCGCATCGGGAAGGCCGATCCCGGTGCGCTCGGGCTGTCCCTGGACGCCGCCGCGTCCGCCGACCGTGCCGCAAGCGCAGGATCCGATCCGGTCACCGTGATCGGCAGGCTCTTCGCCTCCGACGACCGGGACGTCGAGCCGGTGATCCGCATGGACGAGCAGAAGAGCCGGGCCGAAGTCGACCGCATCGGTGCAGCCGCCAAGCAGCAGGTCCGCGACGGGGCAATATCGTTCGACAAGGGCAAAGCCAAGGCCGTCGCCCCGGTCACCGGCATCACCGTGACCACGGACCAGGCCCTGGACACCATTCGCGACGCATACCTCCGCACGCCGGCTGCCGGCCCCGTCGTGCTGCCCCTCAAGCAGACGCAGCCGCGGATCGGCCCGCAGGAGACCGAGCGGGCCATGAGGGAGTTCGCCCGGCCCGCGATGTCCGGCCCGGTCACGCTCACCCTCGCCGAGAAACGCATATCCATCGGCCCCTCCGCTCTCGGCAGTCACCTGACGATGAAGCCCGACGCCCAAAAACGCCTCGTGCCGGCCCTTGACTCCAAGGGCCTGCTCGCCGACTCCGCCGTCTCCCGCCCTGTGCGGGAAGCCGCCCAGAGCCCCCGGGACGCCGTGTTCCGGCTCGACGGCAACGACCGAGTCGTAGTGGCGCAGGAGGCCCGCGTTGGGCGGCCGGTCACCGAGAAGGCACTCGGCGAGGCCGTCGTACCCCTGCTGACCCGCTCCGGCGCCGCCCGTACCGGCGAGATCGCCACCACCGAGGTCCAGCCGCAACTCACGAGCGCATCAGCGCAGCGACTCGGCATCTTGGAGAAGGTCTCCTCCTTCACCGTGAACTTCCCGGCCGCCCCCTACCGCAGCACCAATATCGGCCGCGCCGTGGAGCTCATCAACGGCTCGGTCGTCCTCCCCGGACAGGAGTGGAGCTTCAACCGAACCGTCGGCAAGCGCACCAAGGAGAACGGCTTCGTCGACGGCCTCATGATCAACAACGGCCAGTACGAGAAGTCTCCCGGCGGCGGCGTCTCCGCAGTCGCCACCACGATGTTCAACGCCATGTTCTTCGCGGGAGTCAAGCCCGTGGAGCACGGCGCCCACTCCTTCTACATCGAGCGCTACCCCGAAGGCCGCGAAGCCACGGTCGCGTGGGGCACTCTCGACCTGCGCTGGACCAACGACTCGGGCCACGCCCTCTACATCCAGGCCGAATCCACCAGCACCTCGGTGACCATTACCTTCCTCGGCACGAAGAAGTACGACGAGATACGTGCGACCAAGGGGCCGCGCACCAACATCAAGCAGCCGGGCACGCGGACAGGCAGCGACCCCAAGTGCGAGGTCCAGACCCCGCTCGAAGGGTTCGACATATCCGTCGGCCGCGACTTCGTGCAGGACGGCCGAAACGTCAAGCACGAAGACTTCAAGACTCACTACACCCCTCGTGACAAGGTCACGTGCACCCCTGAGGAACCGGCCCCCACAGCGGCGGCGGACCGACCGGACGCACCGCGCGCGACGGCAACGCCCGGCAGCGACCCCCTCGGCTGATTCGTAACGCCCAGGAGCGAAGACGCCGCGAGCAACAGCGGCAACCGGTACACCGAGGTCGTCGGGACATCGCGGGCTCGTCCAGCGGGACCCCGGCGCTCGCGGCTCTGCCGCCCGGTCGCGGGTTACTGCTCGGAGTGGTGCACCCGCCGGGCCCCGGCACCCCGGCTGCTTCAGGACGGCCAATGGGCGGCTGCACCGCTGAGGCCACGTCGGACATGGCTGGCCCTTCACCTGAGTGCAGCTTGCATACTTATGCATGAAATGTCATAGTTTAGCCATGCATAGGCCTCTACCCGAGGAACATGACTTGATGACCACTGGAGCCCACCCCAACGCTCCCGCCCCCCGCGCGAACATCGCCCAAGCTCGCAACTGCGACGAGTGCCGCGGCTGGGGAAGCGTGGTGACCGATGGACGCTACGAGCTCTGCCCCGCCTGCCAGACCCAGAGCGCGTGACCGACAGTTGTGCGTATCGCGATCACGTCAGCCCCCCAATCCCAACCCCCGCTTTCACGGTCAGGTACGCAGCCGCGTCCGATCCTCCTGCGCCACCGCGAAGCCGGGTACGGACGGCCACCGAATCGTCAACACCACCGACTCCTCTTCCGCGACCCACGAATGGTCGACTCCGCGCCCCCACACGACGTAGTCGCCCTGCTGTTCCAGGAGAACACTGCGTCCCGGGAGTTCGACGCGGAAGCGGCCGCTGATGAGAACCAGGAGAGCCGTTCGTTCCTCACCTCTCACCCACTGCATTCGCTCGTCGCCACGCGGATGGACGCCCCATTTGATCTCCACAGCGTCGCTGTGGAGAGGACCTTCAGCCCCTTTGAAGTGCCCGAGGAGCCATCCCCGGTCCAGTGCCGCGTCCTTGCCTGCATTGCCCACGTACGCGCCGGTCAAGGGCACCCTGGGCGAGGACGAGTCAACGGTCTGGGTGAAGTGAACGGAGTCGTCGAGCATGCGGAGTGGCCGCCAGTTTGCTCGCTCCGGGTGACAGCAGGCGCTGACCTCGGTGTCCGGAATCTGGCGGCATGGTCGAGTTTCGCTCACGCTCCGCTCTGGTGGATGGAGTCCAAGACGGCCAGTTCGTCCTCGGAGAGGCGCAGTGCGCCGGCGGCCACGTTCGCGACCAGGTGTTCAGGGTTGCCGGTACCGGGGATGGCCAGCACATGCGGCCCCCGGTGCAGCGTCCATGCCAGCCGCACCTGCGCCGCGCTCATCCCGTGCGCCCGCGCGACGGCAAGCACCTCATCGCTGTCGGAGCCACTCGCGCCCACCTCACGCCCGGCGCCGGCGATCGCATAGAACGGCACGAACGCGACACCCTGCTCACCGCAGGCACGCACGAACTCGTCGTGCTCGGGCCGCACGCCGATGCCGTACTGGTTTTGGACGCAGACCACCGGCGCGATGGCCTGGGCCTCGGCGAGGTGCTCGGGGGTGACGTTGGAGATGCCCAGGTGGCGGATCAACCCGGCGTCGCGCAGCTGGGCCAGTGCGCCGAAACGCTCGGCGATGGAATCGGTTCCCACGATGCGCAGGTTCACCACGTCGAGGTGATCACGGCCGAGCTGGCGCAGGTTCTCCTCGACCTGGCCGCGCAGCCGCTCGGGAGTGGCATGGGGCTGCCACGCACCCGACGGGTCCCGGCCAGGCCCGACCTTGGTGGTGATGACGAGATCGTCGGGGTAGGGGGCCAGTGCCCGGTTGATCAGCTCGTTGGCGGAGCGCAGCGCCGAGAAGTAGAACGCGGCGGTGTCGATGTGGTTCACACCGAGCTCAACCGCCCGGCGCAGCACGCTGATCGCGCGGCCGCGGTCACTCGGAACGGCGTCGTCCGCGAACGCCTCGCCGCTCTGCGTCAGGCGCATCGCGCCGAAACCGATCCGGTTGATCTCCAAGTCGCCGAGCGTCCAAGTACCTGATACCGCCGCGGTGATCGTCTCTGAGGTCATGTCCGGGATGATCTCCACGATGTAGGCTGCCAGGCCATTGGTTAAGACATGTGCGAATCCTCGGGGTGGCGGTGCTGGCGGAGCTGGCTTTTTCGGTGAGCGATCTGGCGCAGGTGCGGTTCGCCGTCTCGCCGATGTGGGAGGTCGGGCCCAGCTTCCGGCTGCTGCACTCCGGCTCCGCGTACCCCGTGCACCGGCCCTGGGCCGAGCAAGTACGGGCACGGCTGGCAGCCGCCGGGCTGGACCGGG
The Streptomyces lunaelactis genome window above contains:
- a CDS encoding oxidoreductase, translating into MTSETITAAVSGTWTLGDLEINRIGFGAMRLTQSGEAFADDAVPSDRGRAISVLRRAVELGVNHIDTAAFYFSALRSANELINRALAPYPDDLVITTKVGPGRDPSGAWQPHATPERLRGQVEENLRQLGRDHLDVVNLRIVGTDSIAERFGALAQLRDAGLIRHLGISNVTPEHLAEAQAIAPVVCVQNQYGIGVRPEHDEFVRACGEQGVAFVPFYAIAGAGREVGASGSDSDEVLAVARAHGMSAAQVRLAWTLHRGPHVLAIPGTGNPEHLVANVAAGALRLSEDELAVLDSIHQSGA
- a CDS encoding signal peptidase I; this encodes MLDDSVHFTQTVDSSSPRVPLTGAYVGNAGKDAALDRGWLLGHFKGAEGPLHSDAVEIKWGVHPRGDERMQWVRGEERTALLVLISGRFRVELPGRSVLLEQQGDYVVWGRGVDHSWVAEEESVVLTIRWPSVPGFAVAQEDRTRLRT
- a CDS encoding VanW family protein: MGRAPSGIGNWRIVLSVAGGAAVLGLGGLYATGLAAGDDIAEGTRVRGVDIGGMSRAQAQRVLDQKLGPAFAAPVALKIGDRIGKADPGALGLSLDAAASADRAASAGSDPVTVIGRLFASDDRDVEPVIRMDEQKSRAEVDRIGAAAKQQVRDGAISFDKGKAKAVAPVTGITVTTDQALDTIRDAYLRTPAAGPVVLPLKQTQPRIGPQETERAMREFARPAMSGPVTLTLAEKRISIGPSALGSHLTMKPDAQKRLVPALDSKGLLADSAVSRPVREAAQSPRDAVFRLDGNDRVVVAQEARVGRPVTEKALGEAVVPLLTRSGAARTGEIATTEVQPQLTSASAQRLGILEKVSSFTVNFPAAPYRSTNIGRAVELINGSVVLPGQEWSFNRTVGKRTKENGFVDGLMINNGQYEKSPGGGVSAVATTMFNAMFFAGVKPVEHGAHSFYIERYPEGREATVAWGTLDLRWTNDSGHALYIQAESTSTSVTITFLGTKKYDEIRATKGPRTNIKQPGTRTGSDPKCEVQTPLEGFDISVGRDFVQDGRNVKHEDFKTHYTPRDKVTCTPEEPAPTAAADRPDAPRATATPGSDPLG